In Acinonyx jubatus isolate Ajub_Pintada_27869175 chromosome B3, VMU_Ajub_asm_v1.0, whole genome shotgun sequence, a genomic segment contains:
- the CHRM5 gene encoding muscarinic acetylcholine receptor M5: MEGESHHNTTIVNDTPVNHQPLERHGLWEVITIAAVTAVVSLITIVGNVLVMISFKVNSQLKTVNNYYLLSLACADLIIGIFSMNLYTTYILMGRWVLGSLACDLWLALDYVASNASVMNLLVISFDRYFSITRPLTYRAKRTPKRAGIMIGLAWLISFILWAPAILCWQYLVGERTVPPDECQIQFLSEPTITFGTAIAAFYIPVSVMTILYCRIYRETEKRTKDLADLQGSDSMAEAEPRKPAHKALLRSCFSCPRPTLAQRERNQASWSSSRRSTSTTGKPSQVTGPSTEWAKVEQLTTCSSYPSSEDEDKPTTDPVFQVVYKSQAKESPREEFSAEEPKETFVKAHTEKKDYDTQKYFLSPGAAHRPRSQKCVAYKFRLVVKADGTQETNNGCHKLKIMPCSFPVSKDPSAKGLDPNLSHQMTKRKRMVLVKERKAAQTLSAILLAFIITWTPYNIMVLVSTFCDKCVPVTLWHLGYWLCYVNSTVNPICYALCNRTFRKTFKMLLLCRWKKKKVEEKPYWQGNSKLS; this comes from the coding sequence ATGGAAGGAGAATCTCACCATAATACAACCATTGTCAATGACACCCCAGTAAATCACCAGCCTTTGGAACGCCATGGGTTGTGGGAAGTCATCACCATCGCAGCTGTGACTGCTGTGGTAAGCCTGATCACCATTGTGGGCAACGTCTTAGTCATGATCTCCTTCAAAGTCAATAGTCAACTGAAGACAGTGAACAACTATTACCTGCTCAGCTTAGCCTGTGCAGATCTCATCATTGGGATCTTCTCCATGAACCTCTACACTACCTACATCCTCATGGGACGCTGGGTGCTTGGGAGTCTGGCTTGTGACCTCTGGCTTGCACTGGACTATGTGGCTAGCAATGCTTCTGTCATGAACCTTCTGGTGATCAGTTTTGACCGTTACTTTTCTATCACAAGACCTCTGACATATCGGGCCAAGCGTACCCCAAAAAGGGCTGGCATCATGATTGGCCTGGCCTGGCTAATCTCCTTCATCCTTTGGGCACCAGCAATCCTCTGCTGGCAATACCTGGTTGGGGAGCGGACAGTGCCACCAGATGAGTGCCAGATCCAGTTCCTCTCTGAGCCCACCATCACTTTCGGCACTGCCATCGCTGCCTTCTACATCCCTGTTTCGGTCATGACAATCCTCTACTGCCGAATCTACCGGGAAACAGAGAAGCGAACCAAGGACCTGGCTGACCTCCAGGGCTCTGACTCCATGGCTGAAGCTGAGCCAAGAAAGCCAGCTCATAAGGCTCTGCTGAGGTCCTGCTTTAGCTGCCCTCGACCCACACTGGCCCAGAGGGAAAGGAACCAAGCCTCCTGGTCATCCTCCCGCAGGAGCACTTCCACCACTGGGAAGCCATCCCAAGTCACCGGCCCAAGCACCGAGTGGGCCAAAGTCGAGCAGCTCACTACCTGTAGTAGCTACCCTTCCTCAGAGGATGAGGACAAGCCCACCACTGACCCTGTCTTCCAAGTAGTCTACAAGAGTCAGGCCAAGGAAAGCCCAAGGGAGGAATTCAGTGCTGAAGAGCCCAAGGAAACTTTTGTGAAAGCTCACACTGAGAAAAAGGACTATGACACCCAAAAATACTTCTTGTCCCCAGGTGCTGCTCATAGACCCAGGAGTCAGAAATGTGTGGCCTATAAGTTCCGATTGGTGGTAAAAGCTGATGGGACCCAGGAGACCAACAACGGCTGTCACAAGTTGAAAATCATGCCCTGCTCCTTCCCAGTGTCCAAGGACCCTTCAGCGAAAGGCCTGGATCCCAACCTCAGCCACCAAATGACCAAACGAAAGAGAATGGTCCTTGTCAAGGAGAGGAAAGCAGCCCAGACCTTGAGTGCCATCCTACTGGCCTTCATCATCACCTGGACCCCTTATAACATCATGGTCCTGGTTTCCACCTTCTGTGACAAGTGTGTCCCAGTCACCCTGTGGCACCTGGGCTACTGGCTGTGCTATGTCAACAGCACTGTCAACCCCATTTGCTACGCCCTCTGCAACAGAACCTTCAGGAAGACCTTTAAGATGCTGCTTCTCTGccgatggaaaaagaaaaaagtagaagagaagcCGTACTGGCAGGGGAATAGCAAGCTCTCCTGA